The following are encoded in a window of Paramormyrops kingsleyae isolate MSU_618 chromosome 12, PKINGS_0.4, whole genome shotgun sequence genomic DNA:
- the LOC111847318 gene encoding neuronal acetylcholine receptor subunit beta-2-like has protein sequence MTAAVTLSLCILFLSVATATAADAEERLVTHLLDPEHYNKLIRPAVNKSQRVTVAIQVSLAQLISLNEREQIMTTNVWLTQEWNDYRLMWNPEEYEGIQKLRMPSQHIWLPDIVLYNNADGTYEVSFYCNAVVSSNGDIFWLPPAIYKSSCKIEVKDFPFDQQNCTLKFRSWTYDHTEIDLILTSDFASRDDFTPSGEWDIVSLPGRKNEDPNDVTYLDITYDFIIKRKPLFYTINLIIPCVLITSLAILVFYLPSDCGEKITLCISVLLALTVFLLLISKIVPPTSLAVPLIGKYLMFTMVLVTFSIVTSVCVLNVHHRSPSTHTMPPWVKRTFLHKLPALLFMRRPRTSNVRERFRRKQQQRARSELKLGKAEAESLHVNEESAKRFGWKISNLSENTEFRKRMTVKCNVDVEQAVDGVRYIAEQMKSEDDAESIIEDWKYVAMVIDRLFLWIFVLVCMTGTMGLFMQPLFQSYSSLGAADQ, from the exons ATGACTGCGGCTGTGACTTTATCACTTTGCATTCTCTTCCTGTCTGTGGCAA CCGCGACGGCCGCCGACGCAGAGGAGCGCCTGGTCACCCACCTGCTGGACCCAGAGCACTATAACAAGCTGATCCGGCCCGCGGTCAACAAGAGCCAGCGGGTCACCGTGGCCATCCAGGTGTCCCTGGCCCAGCTCATCAGCCTG AATGAAAGGGAGCAGATCATGACTACGAACGTGTGGCTTACCCAG GAGTGGAATGACTACCGGCTGATGTGGAACCCCGAGGAGTACGAGGGGATCCAGAAGCTCCGCATGCCATCACAGCACATCTGGCTGCCGGACATTGTCCTCTACAACAA TGCTGACGGTACCTATGAAGTGTCTTTCTACTGCAATGCCGTGGTCTCCAGCAATGGGGATATATTCTGGCTGCCTCCGGCTATCTACAAAAGCTCCTGTAAAATAGAGGTGAAGGACTTCCCCTTCGACCAGCAGAACTGCACACTCAAGTTCCGGTCATGGACGTACGACCACACTGAGATCGACCTCATACTGACTAGCGATTTCGCTAGCCGGGATGACTTCACGCCCAGTGGCGAGTGGGACATTGTGTCTTTACCAGGGAGGAAAAATGAGGACCCGAATGATGTCACTTATTTGGACATCACCTATGACTTTATCATAAAGAGGAAGCCTTTGTTCTACACCATCAACCTCATCATCCCGTGTGTCCTCATAACCTCACTGGCCATCCTGGTCTTCTACCTGCCGTCTGACTGTGGAGAGAAGATCACCCTCTGCATCTCTGTCCTCCTGGCCCTCACTGTCTTCCTGCTCCTCATCTCCAAGATAGTACCCCCCACCTCACTGGCTGTGCCCTTAATCGGCAAGTACCTGATGTTTACCATGGTGCTAGTCACCTTCTCCATCGTCACTAGCGTCTGCGTGCTCAACGTGCACCACCGCTCACCCAGTACCCACACCATGCCCCCTTGGGTCAAGCGGACCTTCCTCCACAAGCTGCCCGCCCTGCTCTTCATGCGAAGGCCCAGGACCTCCAATGTCCGGGAGAGGTTCCGGCGGAAGCAGCAGCAGAGAGCCCGCTCCGAGCTGAAGTTGGGGAAGGCCGAGGCAGAATCCCTCCACGTCAACGAGGAGTCGGCCAAGAGGTTTGGCTGGAAGATCAGCAACCTCTCGGAAAACACAGAGTTCAGGAAGAGGATGACCGTCAAGTGCAATGTGGATGTGGAGCAGGCCGTGGATGGGGTGCGGTACATCGCTGAGCAGATGAAGAGCGAAGACGATGCTGAGAGT ATCATTGAGGACTGGAAGTACGTGGCCATGGTGATTGACCGGCTCTTCCTCTGGATATTTGTCCTGGTCTGCATGACTGGTACCATGGGTCTGTTCATGCAGCCCCTGTTTCAGAGCTACAGCTCGCTGGGAGCCGCTGACCAGTAA